A genomic segment from Pyruvatibacter sp. encodes:
- a CDS encoding CaiB/BaiF CoA-transferase family protein, with protein MGKGPLSGVRVLEFAGIGPGPFCAMLLSDMGADVVRIDRKGAHGGSKFDVTSRGRKSIALDLKNPDAIETVLKLVEQADILQEGFRPGVMERLGLGPDVVLKRNPKIVYGRMTGWGQEGPLAHAAGHDINYISLTGALHAIGPKDGKPVPPLNLVGDFGGGALYLAMGMLAALHSATATGKGQVVDTAMTDGATSLMAMFFGFRASGMWEDDRYRNMLDGGAHFYDTYECSDGKFVSLGSIEPQFYALLREKAGLNDPAFDAQMDKGQWPDLKEKLATVMKSKTRDEWCEIMEGTDICFAPVLSIDETKDHPHNKARETVTVIDGVAQPNVAPRFFGTPSEIQGPPPQAGGDTDDVLAAFGFSAAEIEGLKAKAAI; from the coding sequence ATGGGTAAGGGGCCGCTTTCGGGCGTCAGGGTTCTGGAGTTTGCGGGCATCGGGCCGGGGCCGTTTTGCGCCATGCTGCTGTCGGACATGGGGGCCGATGTTGTGCGCATTGACCGCAAGGGCGCGCATGGCGGTTCCAAGTTCGACGTGACATCCCGAGGGCGCAAGTCCATTGCGCTGGACCTTAAAAACCCTGATGCAATCGAGACGGTGCTTAAGCTGGTTGAGCAGGCAGACATTCTGCAGGAGGGTTTTCGCCCCGGCGTGATGGAGCGGCTCGGCCTTGGTCCTGATGTTGTGCTTAAGCGCAACCCGAAGATTGTCTATGGCAGGATGACAGGCTGGGGGCAGGAAGGTCCGCTGGCCCATGCGGCTGGTCATGACATCAACTACATTTCGCTCACCGGCGCGTTGCACGCGATTGGTCCCAAAGACGGCAAGCCCGTGCCGCCTCTCAACCTTGTGGGCGACTTTGGCGGCGGGGCGCTCTACCTCGCAATGGGTATGCTGGCGGCGCTGCACAGCGCAACGGCCACCGGCAAGGGCCAGGTGGTGGACACGGCCATGACCGACGGTGCCACCTCCTTGATGGCCATGTTCTTCGGCTTTCGGGCATCAGGCATGTGGGAAGATGACCGTTACCGCAACATGCTGGACGGCGGTGCGCACTTCTATGACACCTATGAATGCTCGGACGGCAAGTTTGTGTCGCTTGGCTCCATCGAGCCGCAGTTCTATGCGCTGCTGCGCGAGAAGGCAGGGCTGAACGACCCGGCGTTTGACGCACAGATGGACAAAGGCCAATGGCCGGACCTGAAAGAAAAACTCGCCACCGTGATGAAATCCAAGACCCGCGACGAATGGTGCGAGATCATGGAAGGGACGGACATCTGCTTTGCGCCGGTTCTTTCGATTGATGAAACCAAAGACCATCCGCACAACAAGGCCCGCGAAACCGTGACGGTGATTGATGGTGTCGCGCAACCCAACGTGGCACCGCGCTTCTTTGGCACGCCCTCCGAGATTCAGGGTCCGCCCCCTCAGGCGGGCGGTGATACCGACGATGTGCTGGCAGCGTTCGGGTTCTCCGCCGCCGAGATTGAAGGGCTGAAAGCCAAGGCTGCCATCTGA
- a CDS encoding AMP-binding protein: MMQHFYTGPLPPKRFNMAAFCLAPAGNRDPAKTALTIDHGSGAPDRWTYGALDSAVQGIAAGLAQMGLSKGDRVMIRMGNTPDAALMFFGAIAGGFVPVPTSAMLTTHEAAFVLNDSSAAVLALSDDLPMDDTGTARVLMPGEIAALAKTTSRGYADTHKDDPAFLVYTSGTSGTPKGVLHAHRSVWGRKPMVEGWYGLTRDDVMVHAGAVNWTYTLGVGLSDPWAAGASTVLYNGPKNINAWPRLIREHNGTLFAAVPSLYRQILRDSDVSAGIPTLRHGLTAGEPLPARVASDWQAITGLPLYEALGMSECSTYISSGPTTPVRSGSPGRPQPGRCVAVLPTDECAPPEPLPAGETGLLAIHTSDPALMLRYWNRPEEDARVIRGDWFCGGDLACMDADGYVWFEGRADDVMNAQGYRVSPAEVEAALTSHPAVAQVAVREVETASGVHIIAAFVKPAGAAPDPSLLIAHARQHLAAYKCPRQILFVDDLPHTPNGKLARKRLPARI, from the coding sequence ATGATGCAGCATTTCTACACAGGCCCGTTGCCGCCAAAGCGCTTCAACATGGCAGCGTTTTGCCTTGCTCCGGCAGGTAACCGCGACCCGGCCAAAACCGCCCTGACGATTGACCATGGATCAGGCGCGCCGGACCGCTGGACATATGGAGCGCTGGATAGCGCCGTTCAGGGCATTGCAGCGGGACTGGCGCAGATGGGCCTCAGCAAAGGCGACCGTGTGATGATCCGCATGGGCAACACGCCGGATGCCGCGCTGATGTTTTTTGGTGCCATCGCCGGTGGCTTCGTGCCGGTGCCAACATCCGCCATGCTGACCACACACGAAGCCGCGTTTGTGTTGAACGACAGCAGTGCAGCCGTCCTCGCCCTGTCCGATGATCTGCCCATGGACGATACCGGTACCGCCCGCGTGCTGATGCCTGGTGAGATAGCAGCACTCGCAAAAACAACCTCAAGGGGATATGCCGACACCCACAAGGATGACCCGGCATTTCTTGTCTATACATCCGGCACCAGCGGCACACCCAAGGGCGTGCTGCACGCACATCGTAGCGTATGGGGCCGCAAGCCCATGGTGGAGGGCTGGTACGGCCTGACGCGTGACGATGTGATGGTACACGCGGGAGCCGTCAATTGGACCTACACGCTGGGCGTGGGCCTGTCAGACCCCTGGGCGGCAGGCGCATCAACCGTTTTGTACAATGGTCCCAAAAACATCAACGCCTGGCCACGCCTTATCCGTGAGCACAACGGCACGTTGTTTGCGGCGGTGCCCAGTCTCTATCGGCAGATTTTGCGCGACAGTGATGTATCAGCGGGCATCCCCACGTTGCGCCACGGCCTCACAGCCGGGGAGCCCCTGCCCGCGCGGGTAGCCTCAGACTGGCAGGCCATTACGGGCCTGCCGCTATATGAGGCGCTGGGCATGAGCGAATGCTCGACCTACATTTCGTCAGGCCCAACAACGCCGGTGCGCAGCGGCAGCCCCGGCCGTCCGCAACCCGGCAGGTGCGTTGCCGTATTGCCCACAGATGAGTGTGCGCCGCCTGAACCATTGCCTGCGGGCGAAACCGGTCTGCTGGCCATTCACACCTCGGACCCAGCCTTGATGTTGCGCTACTGGAACCGGCCCGAAGAAGACGCCCGCGTGATCCGCGGCGACTGGTTCTGCGGCGGTGACCTCGCCTGTATGGATGCAGACGGCTACGTCTGGTTTGAAGGCCGCGCCGACGATGTGATGAACGCTCAGGGCTATCGTGTCAGCCCGGCTGAGGTTGAGGCGGCCCTCACCTCGCACCCCGCAGTGGCGCAGGTCGCCGTCCGCGAAGTGGAAACAGCAAGCGGCGTTCACATCATTGCAGCCTTCGTCAAACCTGCCGGTGCAGCGCCTGATCCGTCACTCTTGATTGCCCACGCACGGCAGCATCTGGCAGCCTATAAGTGTCCGCGCCAGATATTGTTCGTGGATGACCTGCCCCATACACCCAACGGCAAGCTGGCCAGAAAGCGCCTGCCCGCCCGCATCTGA
- a CDS encoding glucose 1-dehydrogenase: protein MTDAHTIDLTGKTALITGTTSGFGHHMAITLAKAGARVAITGRRTDRLDALKQEIEAFDGRALPVALDVTDMDSIKACVETCETELGPIDILVNNAGMNVDQMASDVTEEAYDTVMNTNLKGSFFMAQQVANRMMKAGRPGRVINIASIGGHTVLPGLSVYCMSKAAILMMTKSLAREWARYDINVTAICPGFIETELNAHWFATEPGQKQVKGYPRRRLGEIADLDGALLMLASDAGRIITGTAITIDDGQSL from the coding sequence CTGACCGGCAAGACCGCCCTCATCACCGGCACAACGTCGGGCTTTGGCCACCACATGGCCATCACGCTGGCCAAGGCCGGGGCGCGGGTAGCGATTACCGGGCGGCGGACCGATCGGCTGGACGCGCTCAAGCAGGAGATTGAGGCATTTGACGGCCGGGCGCTGCCGGTTGCGCTCGACGTGACCGACATGGACAGCATCAAGGCCTGCGTCGAGACCTGCGAAACCGAGTTGGGGCCGATTGATATTCTTGTCAACAATGCGGGCATGAACGTTGACCAGATGGCGTCCGACGTCACCGAGGAAGCCTACGACACCGTCATGAACACCAACCTCAAGGGGTCGTTCTTCATGGCGCAGCAGGTGGCCAACCGCATGATGAAAGCGGGGCGGCCGGGCCGGGTCATCAACATTGCTTCCATCGGCGGGCACACGGTGCTGCCGGGGCTGTCGGTCTATTGCATGTCGAAAGCGGCGATTTTGATGATGACCAAATCACTGGCGCGGGAGTGGGCACGCTACGACATCAACGTCACGGCGATTTGTCCGGGCTTTATTGAAACAGAGTTGAACGCACACTGGTTTGCCACCGAGCCGGGGCAAAAGCAGGTGAAGGGGTATCCGCGGCGGCGGCTGGGCGAGATCGCCGATCTGGACGGGGCGCTGCTGATGCTGGCTTCTGACGCCGGACGCATCATTACAGGTACAGCCATCACCATTGATGACGGACAATCGCTTTAA